A DNA window from Aminipila luticellarii contains the following coding sequences:
- a CDS encoding LCP family protein — protein MSRAEKKQRAREREERARQRVTEEASSRDKYREVQAIQAQPQGKSKKKSSSGKIFLKTFFIAFVVLTAGSLGITSAINKVSNFNPFDAGKEYTPVFEEELQLESLVDENSPFFQSFKDSKRANILLLGVNGGLTDTIMLVSFDMDNKQVDVISVPRDTYYQRRGYNGLADKKLNAAYRGNPVNTAKAVSKLLCGMPINYYAVIKYDGVEKIVDSMGGVPMDVPNINNKGGMYYTDPYDKPPLKIALKAGPQTLNGKQAVQFLRFRHGYAAGDLGRVNAQQEFMKSAFRQCIGLNLPAVAKTVFQNVDSDITLGTALKLSTKAVGISGESIKTYTLPNTLDPDPPFYVYPDREKTEEMIKEIYSVQTESTTESAVTTD, from the coding sequence ATGAGCAGAGCTGAGAAGAAGCAGAGGGCACGCGAAAGAGAAGAAAGAGCGCGGCAGCGGGTGACAGAGGAAGCAAGCAGCCGCGACAAGTATAGAGAGGTACAGGCTATTCAGGCACAACCCCAAGGGAAGAGCAAGAAAAAAAGCAGCAGTGGAAAGATTTTTTTAAAAACCTTTTTCATTGCATTTGTGGTTTTAACGGCCGGTAGTCTGGGGATTACCTCCGCAATCAATAAAGTATCAAATTTTAATCCCTTTGATGCAGGAAAAGAATATACGCCGGTATTTGAGGAAGAACTGCAGCTGGAGTCACTGGTAGATGAAAACAGTCCATTCTTTCAATCCTTTAAGGATTCTAAAAGGGCAAACATCTTACTGCTTGGCGTAAACGGCGGTTTGACAGACACGATCATGCTGGTCAGCTTTGATATGGACAATAAGCAGGTAGATGTGATCTCCGTGCCAAGAGATACATATTATCAGAGAAGAGGGTATAACGGATTAGCTGACAAAAAATTAAATGCGGCATACCGGGGCAATCCGGTGAACACGGCAAAAGCAGTAAGTAAGCTTTTGTGCGGGATGCCGATTAATTATTATGCGGTCATTAAGTATGACGGCGTAGAGAAAATTGTGGATTCCATGGGAGGCGTTCCTATGGATGTCCCGAATATCAACAATAAGGGTGGGATGTATTATACAGATCCCTATGATAAACCGCCTCTGAAGATTGCTCTGAAAGCAGGGCCGCAGACACTGAACGGGAAGCAGGCGGTGCAGTTCTTAAGATTCCGGCACGGATATGCAGCGGGAGACCTAGGGAGAGTAAATGCTCAGCAGGAATTTATGAAAAGTGCGTTCCGGCAATGTATTGGTTTGAATCTGCCCGCTGTGGCCAAAACTGTTTTTCAAAATGTGGACTCAGATATAACACTGGGCACCGCTTTAAAATTATCTACGAAAGCTGTGGGAATTTCCGGGGAAAGCATCAAGACCTATACTCTTCCCAACACTCTGGATCCCGATCCGCCATTCTATGTATACCCAGATCGTGAAAAAACAGAAGAAATGATTAAAGAAATCTATTCGGTTCAAACGGAATCCACCACGGAAAGTGCTGTGACCACCGACTAA
- a CDS encoding copper amine oxidase N-terminal domain-containing protein — protein sequence MKKKKRIIGILLMLSLVVGTSNAAFASEAGAGSSVKALPTKVIAYVKPEFAVQLNQKLQIFKDVKGQRVYPIVYNGNTYLPVRAISAMMDEDVQWDNYSKTVYIGKTLNNPNKSKVKKNDENKGAAQSVEPSDYLKPTWKSAQATVQIRPDITIMYDFEIQKFKDISGNRIYPLVYEGSTYLPIRSVSELMNEEIQWDDLNKTVVIGQEKETSESQKEETIYTKRLKTELEDAIELYDQANAKIVNLQKSTDSAMKVMLADSISADVRTAEQQTITINSMKRSKMTENEQAAQKALYDLAQISENYLLVLENIAYLSSSGKDYSMLSDTFVNFALDSQSKMNIARKLINAL from the coding sequence ATGAAAAAGAAGAAGAGGATTATAGGGATTTTACTAATGCTGTCTTTGGTAGTGGGAACGTCAAATGCAGCCTTTGCATCAGAAGCAGGAGCAGGTTCATCGGTAAAGGCGTTGCCGACGAAGGTCATTGCTTATGTAAAACCGGAGTTCGCTGTACAGCTGAACCAAAAGCTGCAGATTTTTAAGGATGTAAAGGGGCAGCGGGTGTACCCTATTGTTTATAATGGAAACACCTATTTGCCTGTTCGGGCCATTTCTGCCATGATGGATGAGGACGTACAATGGGACAATTACAGTAAGACCGTTTATATTGGGAAGACCTTGAATAATCCCAACAAATCAAAAGTGAAGAAAAACGATGAAAATAAAGGAGCGGCACAAAGCGTTGAACCATCCGATTATTTAAAGCCGACGTGGAAATCTGCTCAGGCAACGGTTCAGATCCGGCCGGATATAACCATTATGTATGATTTTGAGATACAGAAGTTTAAGGACATAAGCGGGAACCGAATCTATCCTCTCGTATATGAAGGCAGTACGTATTTACCGATCCGTTCCGTATCCGAGCTGATGAATGAAGAAATTCAGTGGGATGACTTGAATAAGACAGTGGTGATTGGCCAGGAAAAGGAAACCTCTGAGAGTCAGAAAGAGGAAACCATTTATACCAAGCGGCTTAAGACTGAATTGGAGGACGCTATTGAGCTTTACGATCAGGCCAATGCGAAGATCGTTAATTTACAGAAGAGCACCGATTCTGCTATGAAGGTGATGCTGGCAGACTCTATCAGTGCCGATGTACGAACCGCTGAGCAGCAGACCATCACCATAAACAGTATGAAGAGAAGCAAAATGACAGAAAACGAGCAGGCGGCGCAGAAGGCTTTATATGATTTGGCTCAAATCTCTGAGAATTATTTGCTGGTTCTGGAAAATATCGCGTATTTATCTTCTTCCGGAAAAGATTATTCCATGCTGTCGGATACGTTTGTAAATTTTGCACTGGATTCCCAGTCTAAAATGAACATCGCACGGAAGCTTATAAACGCACTATAG
- a CDS encoding LCP family protein yields MSNKKQFATFFLIAFVIFTIALMPVRFTLGKVGETRIFGGNESIMDQMDYIVDKSGPYYDLFSKSDRVNILVLGDNDGLTDTIMLASYDLKNQRLDIISVPRDTYYLRKGYKGAAAQKINAIYGSEGVIGTAKAVSDTLLGMPINYYAVIEFSDVEKIVNKIGGVPMDIPFTMKYNDPYDKPPLHIYIEKGQQTLDGKKAVQFLRYRHGYPEGDIGRVKAQQEFIKSAMKQAIGPELPGVVKLGLEEIESDITLGTATKIATKAIGLDPQNISTYLAPGGPKTVNKASYWFVDTEKTGEMVEQIYKPVTEDASKNTEDAE; encoded by the coding sequence ATGAGTAATAAAAAACAATTTGCAACATTTTTTCTGATAGCGTTTGTAATATTCACAATAGCCCTTATGCCGGTGCGGTTTACACTTGGGAAAGTCGGGGAGACTCGTATATTTGGGGGAAACGAGTCGATCATGGATCAAATGGACTATATTGTGGACAAGAGCGGACCGTATTACGATTTGTTTTCAAAGAGCGACCGGGTGAACATCTTGGTATTGGGCGATAACGACGGACTGACAGATACCATTATGCTGGCCAGCTATGACTTGAAGAACCAGAGGCTGGACATCATTTCAGTTCCCCGCGATACGTACTATTTAAGAAAAGGGTACAAGGGGGCTGCCGCCCAGAAAATAAATGCAATTTATGGAAGCGAAGGGGTGATCGGAACAGCCAAAGCTGTCAGCGACACCTTATTAGGCATGCCTATCAATTACTATGCCGTCATTGAATTCAGTGACGTGGAAAAAATCGTGAATAAAATCGGCGGCGTGCCGATGGACATTCCATTTACTATGAAGTATAACGATCCGTATGACAAGCCGCCTCTCCATATTTATATTGAGAAGGGACAGCAGACGCTGGATGGAAAAAAAGCAGTTCAATTTCTGAGGTACAGGCACGGTTATCCGGAAGGAGATATCGGCAGGGTCAAGGCGCAGCAGGAATTTATTAAATCTGCCATGAAGCAGGCCATCGGACCGGAGCTTCCGGGTGTGGTAAAGCTGGGGCTGGAAGAAATTGAGTCTGATATCACACTTGGCACAGCCACGAAGATTGCCACAAAAGCCATTGGCTTGGATCCTCAGAACATATCGACCTATCTGGCACCGGGCGGCCCGAAGACGGTGAATAAGGCTTCTTACTGGTTCGTGGATACGGAAAAAACCGGTGAAATGGTAGAACAGATATACAAGCCGGTTACAGAGGATGCCTCAAAAAATACAGAGGACGCAGAATAA
- the rho gene encoding transcription termination factor Rho, which yields MEQNVLKNKKVSELREMAKSFSIEGYEKMKKAELLTALEAQETKPQEESPSGTSDSNTGRKAEAQKETSQVPSPEERQHKEERPEVEGILELADGGFGFLRFSNFLTSDKDIYVSPSQIRRFNLKTGDKIKGISRKPNEGERFGALLYVLTVNGDEPGVAMRRPDFDDLTPIFPKERLSLETGIRNDTAMRLIDLVAPIGKGQRGIIVAPPKAGKTILLKKIANTIETKYPEIEMIVLLVDERPEEVTDMKRSLTSGEVIYSTFDEMPQHHVKVAEMVLARAQRLAEHGKDVVILLDSITRLARAYNLVVPASGRTLSGGLDPGALHKPKKFFGAARKLEEGGSITILATALVETGSRMDDVIFEEFKGTGNMELHLDRKLSEKRIFPAINLNKSGTRREDLLMTPEEVEAVWMMRRAMANLGTQEVTETIIDNLAHTRNNADFIQVIKKSKLAEQK from the coding sequence ATGGAACAAAATGTTTTAAAAAATAAAAAAGTTTCAGAGCTTAGGGAAATGGCGAAAAGTTTTTCTATTGAAGGCTATGAAAAAATGAAAAAAGCGGAGCTTCTGACTGCGCTTGAGGCACAGGAAACCAAACCGCAGGAGGAGAGTCCTTCCGGCACGTCCGATTCCAATACCGGAAGAAAGGCAGAGGCGCAGAAAGAAACTTCTCAGGTGCCGTCCCCGGAGGAAAGACAGCACAAAGAAGAAAGACCGGAAGTAGAGGGCATCCTCGAGCTGGCGGACGGAGGCTTCGGATTCCTGAGATTCTCCAATTTTTTGACCAGCGATAAAGACATCTATGTCTCCCCGTCGCAAATCAGAAGGTTCAATTTAAAGACGGGAGATAAAATAAAGGGCATCTCCAGAAAACCAAATGAGGGAGAACGCTTTGGCGCATTGCTTTATGTACTTACCGTAAATGGAGATGAACCGGGCGTTGCCATGAGGCGGCCTGATTTTGATGATCTGACACCAATCTTTCCCAAGGAGAGGTTATCTTTAGAGACAGGCATCAGAAATGATACGGCCATGAGGCTTATCGATCTGGTAGCACCTATAGGAAAAGGGCAGAGAGGTATTATTGTCGCACCTCCTAAAGCCGGTAAAACCATTCTTCTCAAAAAAATTGCCAACACCATTGAAACAAAATATCCGGAGATTGAAATGATCGTTCTTCTGGTAGATGAAAGACCGGAGGAAGTAACCGACATGAAGCGGTCGCTGACCAGCGGAGAAGTCATTTATTCCACCTTTGATGAAATGCCGCAGCACCACGTAAAGGTTGCGGAAATGGTTTTGGCCAGAGCTCAGAGACTGGCTGAGCACGGCAAGGATGTGGTGATCCTTTTGGACAGCATTACAAGATTAGCCCGCGCCTACAATTTAGTAGTACCGGCTTCGGGCAGAACGCTGTCGGGAGGATTGGATCCGGGAGCCCTGCATAAGCCAAAGAAATTTTTCGGTGCGGCGCGAAAGCTGGAAGAAGGAGGAAGCATCACCATATTGGCCACAGCCCTTGTAGAGACCGGAAGCCGTATGGACGATGTGATTTTTGAGGAATTTAAAGGAACCGGTAACATGGAACTTCATCTGGACAGAAAGCTGTCCGAAAAGAGAATATTCCCTGCTATTAATTTAAATAAATCGGGAACCAGACGAGAGGATCTGCTGATGACTCCGGAAGAAGTAGAGGCTGTGTGGATGATGAGAAGAGCCATGGCTAATCTGGGGACTCAGGAAGTAACAGAAACAATTATTGATAATCTTGCTCACACCAGAAACAATGCAGACTTTATTCAGGTCATAAAAAAGAGCAAGCTTGCAGAGCAAAAGTAG
- a CDS encoding polysaccharide biosynthesis protein has protein sequence MVKFSRIVILLFIDACIVTFSYITAFLLRFGFNVNDPVFDAWFAIYANNLLPITVACILAFSICGLYTSMWRYAGTDELIKIVAASGLAQLLVMFYVTFSVLSMPRGIYVIAFLFMVFLLSAFRISYRFIRNLRTPGTFNSFVLRIGRRDIIGGNVTKVMIVGAGEAGASMINEIRNHHEYGKKVVVAIDDDTAKQKHRICGVKVYGGRSEIRHAARKYGVDEIIIAIPSAKKKAIQAIMEECKRTRCKIKILPSLIELINDKVSVSKLRDVDIEDFLGRDPVHVNLREISSYIEGKIVMITGGGGSIGSELCRQIARFRPRRLIAVDIYENCVFELSNELRETYKNLEFEIVIASIRDKQRMREVFDKYKPHVIFHAAAHKHVPLMEKNPKEAVVNNILGTKNMIDLAEEFATEKFVMISTDKAVNPTNVMGATKRVGEMILQEKSQHSRTTFAAVRFGNVLGSNGSVIPIFRKQIEKGGPVTVTHKDITRYFMTIPEAVELVIQTGAMAQGGEIFILDMGEPVKILDLAENVIRLSGYIPYVDIDIEITGLRPGEKLYEELLLDEEGIEKTAHNKIYVGHPLPANPALKAMLDSEDRQDSIEGEVKKVSDMSEAEVKEWLHDIVPNYTPQK, from the coding sequence ATGGTTAAATTTTCAAGGATTGTCATACTTTTATTTATAGATGCCTGCATTGTGACCTTTTCATACATTACGGCATTCTTGCTGAGATTTGGATTTAATGTGAATGACCCGGTGTTTGACGCATGGTTCGCTATTTATGCCAACAACCTGCTGCCCATCACCGTTGCATGCATTCTTGCATTCAGCATCTGCGGGCTATACACCAGTATGTGGCGGTATGCCGGTACGGACGAGCTGATAAAAATAGTAGCAGCCTCCGGGCTGGCACAGCTCCTCGTCATGTTTTATGTGACCTTTTCCGTTCTGTCCATGCCGAGGGGAATTTATGTCATTGCTTTTTTGTTTATGGTCTTTTTATTGTCGGCCTTCAGGATTTCCTACCGGTTTATCCGAAATCTGAGAACACCCGGGACTTTTAACAGTTTTGTACTGCGTATCGGCAGGAGGGACATTATCGGCGGAAATGTGACAAAGGTTATGATCGTAGGTGCCGGTGAAGCGGGAGCCTCCATGATCAATGAAATCAGGAATCATCACGAATACGGAAAGAAAGTGGTGGTTGCCATAGATGATGACACAGCTAAGCAGAAGCATCGAATCTGCGGGGTCAAGGTGTACGGAGGACGCAGTGAGATCAGACATGCAGCCAGAAAGTACGGGGTGGATGAAATCATCATCGCGATACCTTCTGCCAAGAAAAAGGCTATTCAGGCCATTATGGAGGAATGTAAGCGTACCCGTTGTAAAATTAAGATTCTGCCTAGCCTGATCGAGCTGATCAATGATAAAGTAAGCGTCAGCAAGCTTAGAGACGTGGACATTGAGGATTTTCTCGGGCGGGATCCCGTACATGTAAATTTGCGTGAAATAAGCAGTTATATAGAAGGAAAGATTGTCATGATCACAGGGGGAGGAGGCTCCATTGGTTCGGAGCTTTGCCGTCAGATCGCCCGATTCAGGCCCCGCAGGCTGATTGCAGTCGACATTTATGAAAACTGTGTTTTTGAGCTTTCCAACGAGCTTCGGGAAACCTATAAAAATCTGGAATTTGAAATTGTTATCGCTTCCATCCGGGACAAGCAGCGGATGCGGGAGGTATTTGACAAATACAAACCCCATGTCATATTTCATGCGGCAGCCCACAAGCACGTGCCTTTGATGGAAAAAAACCCAAAGGAAGCCGTTGTGAACAACATTTTGGGAACTAAAAATATGATCGATCTGGCAGAAGAGTTCGCCACGGAAAAATTTGTCATGATATCCACGGACAAGGCTGTGAATCCCACCAATGTAATGGGAGCTACTAAGCGTGTGGGAGAAATGATTCTTCAGGAGAAGAGCCAGCATTCCCGTACGACCTTTGCCGCCGTGCGTTTTGGAAATGTATTGGGCAGTAATGGCTCTGTGATTCCGATCTTCAGAAAGCAGATCGAAAAGGGCGGTCCGGTGACGGTAACCCACAAGGACATCACCAGATACTTTATGACCATACCGGAAGCGGTGGAACTGGTCATACAGACAGGTGCCATGGCCCAAGGAGGAGAAATTTTTATTCTGGATATGGGTGAGCCTGTTAAAATTCTGGATCTGGCTGAAAATGTCATTCGGCTGTCCGGGTATATTCCATATGTGGATATTGACATTGAGATCACCGGGCTGAGGCCGGGAGAAAAGCTGTACGAAGAGCTGCTTCTCGATGAAGAGGGCATAGAAAAGACAGCCCACAATAAAATCTATGTGGGGCATCCGCTTCCGGCTAATCCGGCACTGAAAGCCATGCTGGACTCGGAGGACAGGCAGGACTCCATCGAAGGAGAAGTAAAGAAGGTATCGGATATGAGCGAAGCAGAAGTGAAGGAATGGCTTCATGATATTGTTCCGAACTATACGCCTCAGAAATAA
- a CDS encoding 3-hydroxybutyryl-CoA dehydrogenase, protein MKKIGVLGTGTMGAGIIQVLAQNGYEVAIRARREASIEKGLATVSKNLDRLVAKEKITAEAKEEIMGRIHGSTDIAIVKDADLIMEAAVEDMDAKKALFKELDELCKPETIIATNTSALSITEIAAATNRPDKVIGMHFFNPVPAMKLVEIVKGLTTSEETRTTIVELAKNLGKTPVDVAEAPGFVVNRILIPMINEAVGILADGVANAEGIDEAMKLGANHPMGPLALGDLIGLDVCLAIMETLYKEFGDTKYRPHPLLVKMVRANKLGRKTGVGFFDYSK, encoded by the coding sequence ATGAAGAAAATTGGTGTATTAGGAACAGGCACGATGGGTGCCGGAATTATTCAGGTTCTTGCTCAGAATGGATATGAGGTGGCCATTCGGGCAAGAAGAGAAGCTTCTATCGAAAAGGGGCTTGCAACGGTAAGCAAGAACTTGGATCGATTGGTTGCTAAAGAGAAGATTACAGCAGAAGCCAAAGAAGAGATCATGGGCAGAATTCATGGATCAACAGATATTGCTATCGTCAAGGATGCAGATCTGATCATGGAAGCCGCCGTAGAGGACATGGACGCAAAAAAGGCACTGTTTAAAGAGTTAGACGAACTTTGCAAACCGGAGACAATCATTGCTACAAATACATCAGCCCTTTCCATTACCGAGATTGCTGCGGCAACAAACAGGCCGGATAAGGTCATCGGTATGCATTTCTTTAATCCGGTTCCGGCTATGAAGCTGGTAGAGATTGTTAAGGGACTTACTACTTCCGAGGAAACGAGAACTACCATTGTTGAACTGGCAAAGAATTTAGGAAAGACTCCTGTAGATGTTGCGGAAGCTCCGGGATTTGTTGTAAACAGAATCCTGATTCCGATGATCAACGAAGCAGTTGGTATTCTGGCAGACGGCGTAGCCAATGCGGAGGGTATCGATGAAGCGATGAAGCTTGGTGCCAACCACCCGATGGGACCGCTGGCATTAGGAGATCTAATCGGACTGGATGTTTGTCTGGCCATTATGGAAACTCTTTACAAGGAGTTCGGTGATACAAAATACAGACCTCACCCATTACTGGTAAAAATGGTAAGAGCAAATAAGCTGGGCAGAAAAACCGGCGTTGGTTTCTTTGACTACAGCAAATAA
- a CDS encoding glucose-6-phosphate isomerase — protein MDLKIDRTKSGISKEEIGIYSKEIEKAMDRLWSGKEPMTGWVKLPMQTDSEELERILNAAIVIQEQCRELIVIGIGGSYLGTRAAVNALVGFDEVYDTGIPSDRYPSIKFAGNTMSAVYLQKLQEDIRTKEVCLCVISKSGTTIEPSIAFAVLKEAMIKKYGREEASKRIYAVTDAKKGVLREEAEREGYVSFAVPDDIGGRYSVLTPVGLLPMAAAGIDIKAMLAGAEAMATSPAWDFDAADYAAVRYALLQAGKSVEIFEYYEPQLEFFSEWLKQLFGESEGKDGKGLYPDSLRFSSDLHSMGQFLQEGRQIFFETVLNIEKPSRNIILPASAGELLGGKSLNQINRAAMEGVISAHSAAGIPIIKIDIPELNAFYFGQMLYFFETTCAVTSYLMGVNPFDQPGVEQYKAEMRKKLNELE, from the coding sequence ATGGACTTAAAAATTGATAGGACAAAATCCGGAATTTCAAAAGAAGAAATCGGGATATATTCAAAGGAGATCGAAAAAGCCATGGACAGACTGTGGTCCGGAAAGGAGCCGATGACCGGCTGGGTGAAGCTGCCGATGCAGACCGATTCGGAGGAACTGGAGCGTATTTTAAACGCGGCCATCGTCATTCAGGAGCAGTGCCGGGAATTGATCGTGATTGGAATCGGCGGCTCTTATTTGGGTACTCGTGCGGCTGTAAATGCGCTGGTAGGCTTTGATGAAGTGTATGATACGGGGATTCCTTCCGACCGATATCCTTCCATAAAATTTGCGGGGAATACCATGAGTGCTGTGTACTTGCAGAAGCTTCAGGAAGACATCCGGACAAAAGAAGTCTGCTTATGTGTCATTTCTAAATCGGGAACGACGATTGAGCCGAGTATAGCCTTTGCGGTGCTGAAGGAAGCCATGATCAAAAAGTACGGCCGGGAAGAAGCGTCCAAAAGGATATACGCAGTGACCGATGCAAAAAAAGGGGTGCTTCGTGAGGAAGCGGAACGGGAAGGCTATGTAAGCTTTGCCGTTCCGGACGATATCGGAGGGCGGTATTCGGTTCTGACACCGGTAGGCCTTCTGCCAATGGCGGCAGCAGGAATTGACATCAAAGCCATGCTGGCCGGTGCGGAGGCGATGGCCACATCGCCGGCTTGGGACTTTGATGCCGCCGATTATGCGGCAGTGCGTTATGCGCTCTTGCAGGCAGGTAAATCTGTGGAAATCTTTGAATATTATGAGCCGCAGCTGGAATTTTTTTCAGAGTGGCTGAAACAGCTGTTTGGAGAAAGCGAGGGAAAGGACGGAAAGGGGCTATATCCAGATTCCCTTCGGTTCAGTTCTGACTTGCACAGCATGGGGCAGTTTTTACAGGAAGGACGTCAAATTTTCTTTGAAACGGTTCTGAACATAGAAAAACCATCCAGAAATATCATTCTTCCGGCCAGTGCAGGGGAGCTTTTAGGAGGAAAAAGTCTGAATCAGATCAACAGAGCGGCTATGGAGGGCGTCATATCGGCACACAGCGCAGCGGGAATTCCCATTATTAAGATTGACATACCTGAATTAAACGCTTTTTACTTTGGACAAATGCTTTACTTTTTTGAAACGACTTGTGCGGTCACGTCCTATTTAATGGGAGTCAATCCGTTTGACCAGCCGGGGGTGGAGCAGTATAAGGCAGAAATGCGAAAAAAGCTGAACGAGCTGGAATAA